A section of the Methanoregula formicica SMSP genome encodes:
- a CDS encoding desulfoferrodoxin has product MTKMLEVYKCGVCGNITMVVSPSGGTLVCCGQPMNLQAEKREDAGKEKHVPVIGKTANGIRVKLGAVPHPMEEKHYIQWIEVISGDNLYVHGLKPGQAPEAEFPVRADHVKVRAFCNVHGLWTSSR; this is encoded by the coding sequence ATGACAAAGATGCTTGAAGTGTACAAGTGCGGGGTCTGCGGGAATATCACGATGGTCGTGAGCCCGTCGGGAGGTACCCTTGTCTGCTGCGGCCAGCCGATGAACCTGCAGGCCGAGAAGAGAGAAGATGCAGGGAAGGAAAAACATGTCCCGGTCATCGGGAAGACGGCAAACGGGATCCGGGTGAAACTTGGGGCAGTCCCCCACCCCATGGAGGAGAAGCACTACATCCAGTGGATCGAAGTGATCTCCGGGGATAACCTGTATGTCCACGGGCTGAAGCCCGGCCAGGCGCCGGAAGCAGAGTTTCCCGTCAGGGCCGACCATGTCAAGGTAAGGGCGTTCTGCAATGTCCACGGGCTCTGGACAAGCAGCCGGTAA
- a CDS encoding LeuD/DmdB family oxidoreductase small subunit, with translation MAAKKSIPVRKIAPESGPVAKNARTWKFGDDIDTDAIIPGRFLTINNPDELAKHAFEGTRDEYAKKVKPGDVIVGGRNFGCGSSREHAPLALVGGGVKVVVAQSFARIFFRNSVNVGVLPVVCPDADKIADGAAIRLDIKEGFIEADNKKYAIEPVPEFMQGIIDAGGLVEYAKGLKETPACTR, from the coding sequence ATGGCGGCAAAGAAGAGCATCCCGGTCAGGAAGATCGCACCGGAGTCGGGCCCGGTGGCGAAGAATGCCCGGACCTGGAAGTTCGGTGACGATATCGATACCGATGCGATCATCCCCGGCCGGTTCCTGACCATCAACAACCCGGACGAACTGGCAAAGCATGCGTTCGAAGGAACGAGGGACGAGTATGCAAAGAAGGTGAAGCCGGGGGATGTCATCGTCGGGGGTCGCAATTTCGGTTGCGGCTCCTCCCGCGAACACGCCCCGCTCGCCCTCGTGGGGGGAGGGGTGAAGGTCGTGGTGGCACAGTCGTTTGCCCGGATCTTCTTCCGCAACTCCGTCAATGTCGGCGTGCTCCCGGTGGTCTGCCCGGATGCGGACAAGATTGCCGACGGGGCAGCGATCCGGCTGGACATCAAAGAGGGGTTCATTGAGGCGGACAACAAGAAGTACGCCATTGAACCGGTACCGGAGTTCATGCAGGGCATCATCGATGCCGGCGGGCTCGTGGAATATGCAAAAGGACTCAAGGAGACACCCGCATGTACAAGATAG
- the cfbC gene encoding Ni-sirohydrochlorin a,c-diamide reductive cyclase ATP-dependent reductase subunit produces the protein MKQIALYGKGGIGKSTTSANLSAALSHRDLSVLQIGCDPKRDSTRMLMQGRFIPTVMDLVRVRGDANVSLKDVVFTGYNGIRCVEAGGPEPGVGCAGRGIIATFQLLEKFGALDGDVIVYDVLGDVVCGGFAMPMREGYAQEIYLVTSGELMSLYAANNICKAVQRLASRVKSKCRLGGVICNAKGQPREEELVSEFARRVNSTMVQYIPRDHVVQQAEVNRQTVIEFAPDSPQAGHYRSLAGRIVENTNLSIPTPLETDDLESLAREFL, from the coding sequence ATGAAACAGATCGCCCTGTACGGGAAAGGCGGGATCGGGAAGTCCACGACCTCAGCCAACCTCTCTGCCGCGCTCTCCCACCGGGATCTCTCCGTTCTCCAGATCGGGTGCGACCCCAAGCGCGACAGCACCCGGATGCTGATGCAGGGCCGGTTCATCCCCACGGTCATGGACCTTGTCCGGGTCCGGGGCGATGCCAATGTCTCCCTTAAAGATGTCGTCTTCACCGGCTACAATGGCATCCGCTGCGTGGAGGCGGGCGGGCCCGAGCCGGGCGTGGGCTGTGCCGGCCGGGGGATCATCGCCACCTTCCAGCTGCTCGAAAAGTTCGGGGCCCTTGACGGCGATGTCATCGTGTACGATGTCCTCGGCGACGTTGTCTGCGGGGGTTTTGCCATGCCGATGCGGGAGGGCTATGCGCAGGAGATCTATCTTGTCACCTCCGGCGAACTGATGTCCCTGTATGCGGCAAACAACATCTGCAAGGCAGTCCAGAGGCTGGCCTCGCGGGTGAAGAGCAAGTGCCGGCTTGGCGGTGTGATCTGTAATGCCAAGGGGCAGCCACGCGAAGAGGAACTGGTATCGGAGTTTGCCCGTCGCGTGAACAGCACGATGGTCCAGTACATCCCCCGGGACCATGTTGTCCAGCAGGCCGAGGTGAACCGGCAGACCGTGATCGAGTTTGCGCCCGACTCGCCCCAGGCCGGCCATTACCGTTCCCTTGCAGGAAGGATCGTGGAGAACACCAATCTTTCCATCCCTACTCCTCTGGAGACTGATGACCTCGAATCCCTTGCCCGCGAATTCCTCTAG
- a CDS encoding FprA family A-type flavoprotein: MVAREITKDVFWVGALDFDRRLFDELIPLPEGTSYNSYLIRGSEKTALIDTVDPKKEEELIVNLIKLGIEQIDYIIINHAEQDHAGSLPMVLEMYPRAKVVTNEKCRDLLVALLQIPAESVMVIKDGETLSLGNKTLQFHLTPWTHWPETQVTFLVEDRILFPCDLFGFHQATSELYITNEAEAYRSAKRYFAEIMMPFRNSIRGYIPKVRDLNPAMIAPSHGPINKNPKFMLDAYEDWVSDTVKNVVVLPYVSMHGSTQILVDHLVGALIQRGVEVKPFNLSHTDIGELAYALVDAATVVVGTPTVLFGPHPQVVSATYLANALKPKMRFASVIGSYGWGGKAAETIVKMLDHVKVEVIEPVVIKGLPDEAAVVAINRLADDIAKKHKEIGIV, from the coding sequence ATGGTAGCACGGGAGATTACAAAGGATGTTTTCTGGGTCGGGGCCCTGGACTTCGACCGGAGACTTTTTGACGAACTGATCCCCCTGCCGGAGGGGACGAGCTACAATTCGTACCTTATCCGGGGGAGCGAGAAGACTGCGCTGATCGACACGGTCGACCCGAAGAAAGAGGAGGAACTCATCGTCAACCTCATCAAGCTCGGGATCGAGCAGATCGATTACATCATCATCAACCATGCCGAGCAGGACCATGCCGGCTCCCTCCCCATGGTACTGGAAATGTACCCAAGGGCAAAAGTCGTCACCAACGAGAAGTGCCGCGACCTTCTCGTCGCCCTCCTCCAGATCCCGGCGGAGTCCGTCATGGTGATAAAGGACGGGGAAACACTCTCCCTCGGGAATAAGACCTTACAATTCCATCTCACGCCCTGGACCCACTGGCCGGAGACGCAAGTAACGTTCCTTGTCGAGGATCGCATCCTCTTCCCCTGCGACCTTTTCGGGTTCCATCAGGCAACGAGCGAACTGTACATAACAAACGAGGCTGAGGCATACCGGTCCGCAAAACGGTATTTTGCCGAGATCATGATGCCGTTCCGGAACAGCATCAGGGGGTACATCCCGAAGGTGAGGGACTTAAACCCGGCCATGATTGCACCGAGCCACGGCCCGATCAACAAGAACCCGAAGTTCATGCTCGATGCGTACGAGGACTGGGTTTCGGACACTGTGAAGAACGTGGTCGTCCTGCCCTACGTATCCATGCACGGGAGCACGCAGATCCTGGTCGACCACCTGGTCGGGGCGCTCATCCAGCGGGGTGTTGAGGTCAAACCGTTCAATCTCTCGCACACGGATATCGGCGAACTGGCCTATGCCCTCGTGGACGCGGCAACAGTCGTTGTCGGGACACCGACTGTCCTCTTCGGGCCGCACCCCCAGGTGGTCTCTGCCACCTACCTTGCCAATGCCTTAAAACCGAAAATGCGGTTTGCGTCAGTGATCGGGTCCTATGGCTGGGGCGGGAAAGCGGCCGAGACGATCGTCAAGATGCTGGACCATGTCAAGGTGGAGGTGATTGAGCCGGTTGTTATCAAGGGACTCCCGGACGAAGCTGCCGTTGTTGCCATCAACCGCCTTGCCGATGACATTGCAAAGAAACATAAAGAGATCGGTATAGTATAA
- a CDS encoding TrkH family potassium uptake protein encodes MRRLEHLSTTLADLGDIFTFIAPVTCLPLLVCIIFSEWEMFLPMASVPAVFLVAGLFFRQLPRSTKGSRLSMAMCSVALFWFACAVVSGIPFMLGLHMSFTDAVFEGMAGWTGTAFSMIRSVDTAPYTLLFWRSYMQWIGGIGIIAFTVALASSTGLFRSRIFRDESRDESLMPAVAAAGRSLWKIYAVLTFCAIGLILFTGLSLWESVNLALSAISTGGFTLHGGGILYYDSVVLQLLLIPIMIAGALPFKLYFLILEHRRLSLFGDEQVRIFFLLLLAGTAVLVYDMVLFSDTGLPAAILQGLFMSASALTTTGFQTVNLQTWAGVTILFLAMLTFIGGAAGSTAGGIKLDRVAFGVRALLWWFRRLFVSGKVLVPFRIEGRVIPRDTAELETAKNMLVILLSVIIIFIASLAVLQYHLTTFSLTEIVFQVVSAFSTCGINTGYVMPDMPVISKWIFILVMWIGRLEVIPVIILFLSLVRGPE; translated from the coding sequence ATGCGCCGGCTCGAACACCTCTCGACGACCCTTGCCGACCTCGGGGATATCTTCACGTTCATTGCCCCGGTGACGTGCCTTCCCCTCCTTGTCTGCATCATCTTCTCCGAGTGGGAAATGTTTTTGCCCATGGCCTCCGTCCCGGCCGTCTTTCTTGTTGCCGGCCTCTTCTTCCGGCAGCTCCCCCGCAGTACCAAGGGGAGCAGGCTCTCGATGGCTATGTGTTCTGTCGCCCTCTTCTGGTTTGCCTGCGCTGTGGTGAGCGGGATACCGTTCATGCTGGGCCTGCACATGAGTTTCACCGATGCTGTCTTCGAGGGGATGGCCGGGTGGACAGGCACGGCCTTCTCGATGATCCGGTCCGTGGATACCGCCCCCTACACGCTCCTCTTCTGGCGGTCGTACATGCAGTGGATCGGGGGGATCGGGATCATCGCCTTCACGGTGGCGCTGGCCAGCAGCACAGGGCTGTTCCGGTCGCGGATCTTCCGGGACGAGAGCCGGGACGAATCCCTGATGCCCGCTGTTGCCGCTGCCGGCCGTTCGCTCTGGAAGATCTATGCAGTACTCACCTTCTGTGCCATCGGCCTGATCCTTTTTACCGGCCTCTCGCTCTGGGAATCGGTGAATCTCGCCCTTTCGGCGATCTCCACCGGGGGATTCACCCTGCACGGGGGGGGAATCCTGTACTATGACAGTGTTGTCCTCCAGCTCCTCCTCATCCCGATCATGATCGCGGGTGCCCTGCCCTTCAAGCTCTATTTCCTGATCCTGGAGCACCGGCGCCTGAGCCTGTTCGGCGACGAGCAGGTCAGGATCTTCTTCCTCCTCCTCCTTGCCGGCACGGCGGTGCTGGTCTACGACATGGTCCTCTTCTCCGATACCGGCCTGCCTGCCGCAATCCTCCAGGGCCTGTTCATGTCAGCCTCGGCACTGACGACAACCGGGTTCCAGACCGTGAATCTCCAGACCTGGGCCGGTGTGACGATCCTCTTTCTCGCCATGCTGACCTTTATCGGGGGAGCTGCCGGCAGCACGGCCGGCGGGATCAAACTGGACCGGGTGGCCTTTGGCGTGCGGGCGCTCCTCTGGTGGTTCCGCCGGCTCTTTGTCAGCGGCAAGGTCCTTGTCCCGTTCCGGATAGAGGGAAGGGTCATCCCGCGGGATACAGCCGAGCTGGAGACGGCAAAGAACATGCTTGTCATCCTCCTCTCCGTTATCATCATCTTTATTGCCTCTCTTGCCGTCCTGCAGTACCACCTCACCACGTTCTCCCTGACGGAGATCGTCTTCCAGGTGGTCTCGGCCTTCTCCACCTGCGGCATCAACACCGGGTACGTCATGCCCGATATGCCGGTCATCTCGAAATGGATCTTCATCCTCGTGATGTGGATAGGGAGGCTTGAGGTCATCCCGGTCATCATCCTCTTCCTTTCCCTGGTCCGCGGCCCGGAATAA
- a CDS encoding AAA family ATPase has product MPIQQIHVENFKSFSELDIDLARFNVVIGSNAAGKSNFISIFRFLRDIATAGIVNAIAMQGGADYLRNAKIGISRDLVIRVRYVPESTLEYVENTREGPALLGMRACESQYEFALRFTGHQDEFSIVRDRLEIGCDVSSCRRIGAGVVEDSPIGRGKIAIESENGKIRYSVTIPQGCPLREEEIIPIFFRNKQLPEKTLLLETIYGFPLPHLDKFFDRIAVYDIDPKLPKKGAVITGKRELDPDGGNLALVLKRIIEDPEKKRKFSNLLRDTLPFVEEFSVQKFMDVSLILTLRERYAKERDLPASSLSDGTIVIFALIIALYFEDKPFIVIEEPVSHIHPFLVGRLIAMMKEASEKKQILLTTHSTEVVRHTGLDNILLISRDSEGFSIISRPADKEEVRTFLENEIGIEELYIQNLLGI; this is encoded by the coding sequence ATGCCGATCCAGCAGATCCACGTGGAAAATTTCAAGAGTTTCTCCGAGCTCGACATCGACCTTGCACGGTTCAATGTCGTGATCGGGTCAAACGCGGCGGGGAAGTCCAACTTCATCAGTATCTTCCGGTTCCTGCGGGACATTGCCACCGCGGGAATCGTGAACGCGATTGCCATGCAGGGCGGTGCGGACTATCTCCGGAATGCGAAGATCGGCATATCACGCGACCTCGTTATCCGCGTCCGGTACGTTCCCGAGAGCACGCTCGAGTACGTGGAGAATACGCGAGAGGGCCCGGCACTGCTGGGGATGCGGGCCTGCGAGTCCCAGTACGAGTTTGCGCTGCGGTTCACCGGCCACCAGGACGAATTTTCCATTGTCCGGGACCGGCTCGAGATCGGGTGTGATGTCTCGTCCTGCCGGCGTATCGGGGCAGGTGTTGTCGAGGACAGCCCTATCGGCAGGGGGAAGATTGCAATCGAGAGCGAGAACGGTAAAATCCGGTACTCGGTCACCATACCGCAGGGCTGCCCGCTCCGGGAGGAGGAGATCATTCCCATCTTCTTCCGGAACAAGCAGTTGCCGGAGAAGACGCTCCTGTTAGAAACCATCTACGGCTTTCCCCTCCCCCACCTCGACAAATTCTTTGACCGGATCGCAGTATACGACATCGACCCGAAACTCCCGAAGAAAGGAGCGGTCATCACCGGGAAGCGCGAACTGGACCCCGACGGGGGGAACCTCGCCCTCGTGCTCAAGCGGATCATCGAGGACCCCGAGAAGAAGCGGAAGTTCTCGAACCTCCTCCGGGACACCCTGCCATTCGTGGAGGAGTTCTCGGTCCAGAAGTTCATGGACGTCTCCCTCATCCTCACCCTCCGCGAACGGTATGCAAAGGAGCGGGACCTCCCGGCCTCCTCGCTCTCCGACGGGACAATCGTCATCTTTGCCCTTATCATTGCGCTCTACTTCGAGGACAAGCCGTTCATCGTCATCGAGGAACCGGTCAGCCACATCCACCCGTTCCTGGTCGGGCGCCTGATCGCCATGATGAAGGAGGCCTCCGAAAAGAAGCAGATCCTCCTCACCACCCACAGTACCGAGGTGGTCCGGCACACCGGGCTTGACAACATCCTCCTCATCTCCCGGGACAGCGAGGGCTTCTCGATAATCTCCCGGCCGGCAGACAAGGAGGAAGTGCGGACGTTCCTCGAGAACGAGATCGGCATCGAGGAACTCTATATCCAGAACCTGCTGGGAATCTGA
- a CDS encoding GlpM family protein — MDHLQTLIKFVAGGSIIVGVTYLAQQVNPKYGGILAAAPIITTIAFLFTYSEAGIETTRQLVLGTFFFAIPSLLFLISLWFLVSRWGFLESLGGAYGIWLASVLVISRFLSLG, encoded by the coding sequence ATGGATCACCTGCAGACCCTGATCAAGTTCGTTGCCGGCGGGAGCATCATTGTCGGGGTAACGTATCTTGCACAGCAGGTGAACCCGAAATACGGGGGCATCCTTGCTGCCGCACCCATCATCACCACCATCGCGTTCCTGTTCACGTACAGCGAAGCGGGGATCGAAACAACCCGCCAGCTGGTCCTCGGGACCTTCTTCTTTGCCATTCCGTCGCTTCTCTTCCTCATCTCGCTCTGGTTCCTTGTCAGCCGGTGGGGATTTTTGGAGAGCCTGGGGGGAGCCTATGGGATCTGGCTTGCCTCCGTGCTCGTCATCAGCCGGTTCCTCTCCCTCGGCTGA
- a CDS encoding nitrogenase component 1, which produces MPECDNPLWPCAMTGAAACLAGFDGIAVVIHGSSGCYYYPTTLLHAPLHGTFILEDDVIFGSEDRLQEVIGSLSGTGKRIAVITTCVPALLGEDIRSMLAEHDVILVDSPGFAGDVETGYARALAMLEPRVDPESAGVNIDGTCLFDPFAAGNVQEIRRLLGMAAVPVASVFSSDRYDRVHHAAPYTIGTNGDFPSGVGDNLGGMLGLAGIRETFARIGDTVDGADCDPVFSELEQQEERLVRACDKFLQRYDPPSAAIFAGFSYALFAAEALHTYLDAEICCIGTRNAPGESRFRAEQVSGLSRVRDLIATHDPDLVIGSSFERSLTGEKAFTGIIPPLRGRVRIYPAPLAGINGTLSFMESVLNSCMDKKP; this is translated from the coding sequence ATGCCTGAGTGCGACAATCCCCTCTGGCCATGCGCCATGACCGGTGCTGCCGCCTGCCTTGCCGGGTTCGACGGGATTGCGGTTGTCATCCACGGTTCCAGCGGGTGTTATTACTATCCCACGACCCTCCTCCATGCCCCGCTCCATGGTACGTTCATCCTCGAGGACGACGTGATCTTCGGGTCGGAGGACCGGCTCCAGGAGGTGATCGGCAGCCTGTCGGGAACGGGAAAACGGATCGCAGTCATCACGACCTGCGTTCCCGCCCTCCTTGGGGAAGACATCCGCTCCATGCTCGCCGAGCACGATGTGATCCTTGTCGACAGCCCGGGCTTTGCCGGGGACGTCGAGACCGGCTATGCCCGCGCCCTTGCCATGCTTGAACCCCGGGTTGACCCGGAATCGGCCGGTGTCAACATTGACGGGACCTGTCTCTTCGACCCGTTTGCTGCCGGGAACGTCCAGGAGATCAGAAGGCTCCTTGGCATGGCGGCAGTCCCCGTTGCATCGGTCTTTTCATCGGACCGGTACGACCGCGTGCACCATGCTGCCCCGTACACCATCGGAACCAACGGGGACTTCCCCTCCGGAGTCGGGGACAATCTTGGCGGAATGCTGGGTCTTGCGGGCATCCGTGAGACTTTCGCCCGGATTGGCGACACTGTTGATGGTGCCGACTGCGACCCGGTCTTTTCGGAACTGGAGCAGCAGGAGGAGCGCCTTGTCCGGGCCTGCGACAAGTTTCTCCAGCGGTACGATCCCCCGTCTGCTGCGATCTTTGCCGGCTTCTCGTATGCCCTCTTTGCCGCTGAAGCCCTCCATACCTACCTCGACGCGGAGATCTGCTGCATCGGGACCCGGAATGCACCCGGCGAGAGCCGTTTCAGGGCTGAGCAGGTATCCGGTCTCTCGCGGGTCCGCGACCTGATCGCGACCCATGACCCGGACCTCGTGATAGGGTCCTCGTTCGAACGCTCGCTTACAGGAGAGAAAGCATTTACCGGGATCATCCCCCCGCTCCGGGGCCGGGTCAGGATCTATCCTGCACCGCTCGCCGGCATCAACGGCACACTCTCGTTCATGGAATCGGTGCTGAACTCCTGCATGGATAAAAAACCCTGA
- a CDS encoding isocitrate/isopropylmalate dehydrogenase family protein, with amino-acid sequence MYKIASIGGDGIGPEIVAEGKKVLEAAGEKFNFAIEWTDFDIGADRYLATKKLVTEDDLAELKKFKAIYFGSIGDDRVKPGILEKGILLALRFHFDQYVNLRPIKLLDGVETPLAGKGPKDIDFVVVRENTEDFYVGIGSRFRKHQTIELDVVRDIYNVKFGLDVTSDAEEIAYQIGVITREGARRVQTYAFNLAMQRKKKLTSVDKANVLSDVYGLWRDVFLDTAKNYPGVTTEFNFVDAVTMWFVKNPEWFDVVVTPNMFGDIITDLGAMIQGGLGLAPGGNINPKGTSMFEPIHGSAPKYKGRGVANPIATIWAGSLLLDHLGEHEAAAAVVKAIEASIRDGMVTRDLGGKAVSTSKAGSYIAECVKKGC; translated from the coding sequence ATGTACAAGATAGCATCAATCGGTGGAGACGGGATCGGCCCGGAGATCGTGGCCGAGGGAAAGAAAGTACTGGAAGCAGCAGGGGAGAAGTTCAACTTCGCTATCGAGTGGACCGACTTCGATATCGGGGCGGACCGTTACCTTGCAACGAAGAAGCTGGTCACTGAGGATGACCTTGCCGAACTGAAGAAGTTCAAGGCCATCTACTTCGGTTCCATCGGCGACGACCGGGTGAAACCGGGGATCTTAGAGAAAGGCATCCTCCTCGCGCTCCGGTTCCACTTCGACCAGTACGTCAACCTCCGCCCCATCAAACTCCTTGACGGCGTCGAGACCCCCCTTGCCGGCAAGGGGCCAAAGGACATCGACTTCGTGGTAGTGCGGGAGAACACCGAGGACTTCTATGTCGGTATCGGCTCCCGGTTCAGGAAGCACCAGACAATCGAGCTCGACGTTGTCCGCGACATCTACAACGTGAAGTTCGGGCTGGACGTCACGAGCGACGCAGAAGAGATTGCCTACCAGATCGGCGTCATCACCCGCGAGGGTGCACGCCGGGTCCAGACCTATGCCTTCAACCTCGCGATGCAGCGGAAGAAGAAGCTCACCTCGGTGGACAAGGCAAACGTCCTCTCGGACGTGTACGGTCTCTGGCGCGATGTCTTTTTGGATACCGCAAAGAACTACCCGGGCGTTACTACCGAGTTCAACTTCGTGGACGCCGTCACCATGTGGTTTGTCAAAAACCCCGAGTGGTTCGATGTCGTTGTCACCCCCAACATGTTCGGGGATATCATCACCGACCTCGGCGCCATGATCCAGGGCGGGCTCGGCCTCGCCCCGGGCGGGAACATCAACCCGAAGGGCACCTCCATGTTCGAGCCGATCCACGGCTCGGCACCGAAATACAAGGGCAGGGGAGTGGCAAACCCCATTGCCACCATCTGGGCGGGATCGCTCCTCCTCGACCACCTTGGCGAGCACGAGGCGGCAGCGGCAGTGGTAAAGGCTATCGAAGCGAGTATCCGCGATGGTATGGTGACCCGGGATCTTGGCGGGAAGGCGGTCAGCACCTCGAAGGCCGGCTCGTATATAGCAGAGTGCGTGAAGAAGGGCTGCTGA
- a CDS encoding rubredoxin, whose protein sequence is MDKYVCTICGHVYDPERGEPRLDLAPGKDFAELPGDWQCPVCFAEKDKFVKAG, encoded by the coding sequence ATGGACAAGTACGTTTGTACGATTTGCGGTCATGTCTATGACCCGGAGAGAGGGGAACCTCGCTTGGATCTTGCCCCCGGAAAGGATTTTGCCGAGCTCCCCGGTGACTGGCAGTGCCCGGTCTGTTTCGCTGAGAAGGACAAATTCGTGAAGGCGGGATGA
- a CDS encoding nitrogenase component 1, with amino-acid sequence MTSNPLPANSSRLGGCTLTGAISVTSHLRDTVTVVHGPKGCSHHNVSLLHASWLDNDHAVLPSLLSTGLSEKEVIFGGEDALRKAIGSAAGQVGVRAVVVLSTCVVGTIGDDVGAVCSEEYRVPVISIPSAGFLGGTFQDGMNNALIALAGTAGPCQKDRGVNIIGEMNLEFEVEENYREIERLLSLLHLPVNLRFVHNLSWDQIARLGRAELNILRSPALVPVGEYLKNRFGTPYIASFPHGLSATLSFIREVAVLCGVDGQEALREECLRQEEMLGQFSDLRQVPVSFDRVHSGEDELLAAEELAAALDLVMGTPGTCARLPVSAAVGTAGTRRMLHRWRRAAHA; translated from the coding sequence ATGACCTCGAATCCCTTGCCCGCGAATTCCTCTAGGCTCGGCGGCTGTACGCTCACGGGAGCGATCTCGGTGACCTCCCATCTCCGCGATACGGTCACCGTTGTCCACGGGCCGAAGGGGTGCAGCCATCACAATGTCTCCCTCCTCCATGCCAGCTGGCTTGACAACGACCATGCTGTCCTCCCCAGCCTCCTCTCCACGGGGCTCTCAGAAAAAGAGGTGATCTTCGGGGGGGAGGATGCCCTCCGGAAGGCGATCGGATCCGCGGCGGGACAGGTGGGTGTCCGTGCGGTTGTTGTCCTCTCGACCTGCGTTGTCGGGACGATCGGGGACGATGTCGGCGCTGTCTGTTCGGAGGAGTACCGCGTGCCGGTGATATCCATCCCCTCGGCGGGATTCCTCGGGGGCACGTTCCAGGACGGGATGAACAATGCCCTCATCGCCCTTGCGGGGACGGCAGGGCCCTGCCAGAAAGACCGCGGTGTCAACATCATCGGGGAGATGAACCTCGAATTCGAGGTTGAGGAGAATTACCGGGAGATCGAACGGCTACTCTCACTCCTGCACCTCCCGGTGAACCTCCGGTTTGTCCACAACCTTTCGTGGGACCAGATTGCTCGGCTCGGGAGAGCAGAGCTCAATATCCTGCGGAGCCCGGCTCTTGTTCCCGTGGGAGAGTACCTGAAAAACCGGTTCGGCACCCCGTACATTGCCTCGTTCCCCCACGGGCTCTCTGCAACCCTCTCGTTCATTCGTGAGGTTGCAGTACTCTGCGGGGTCGACGGGCAGGAAGCGCTCAGGGAGGAGTGCCTGCGGCAGGAAGAGATGCTTGGCCAGTTCTCCGATCTCCGACAGGTGCCCGTCTCCTTCGACCGCGTCCACTCCGGAGAGGACGAACTCCTTGCTGCCGAGGAGCTGGCTGCTGCGCTGGACCTGGTGATGGGCACCCCGGGGACGTGTGCCCGGCTGCCGGTGAGCGCTGCTGTCGGGACCGCCGGGACACGGCGGATGCTCCACCGCTGGCGGAGGGCTGCCCATGCCTGA
- a CDS encoding PAS domain-containing protein, whose amino-acid sequence MDTMDADYRELVENQQDLIVQFNLEGRLLFVNAAYCAIAGKTREELNNSVFMPVTGERYSDVVATQMTKLFRPPYACIVEQWLPTKTGLRCISWSARSVLGPDNTVVSIVATGRDVTPLKNEQKAIRKRDAELMVLLESGAQMYYTHTPDHRMVFVSPRIRDMLGCRPGEGKRLWTDYLTDHPMNASGLERTIRAIASGRREPPYRLEMGTRDGRKIWVEANEVPVVKNGKTVAVAGSLTDVTDRMLVEEGLEEAGHLIPDYTGDEQVNEYRARIAGKQAKRPAGVFRALFSKSSDTDDDGDAPALSQDGPK is encoded by the coding sequence ATGGATACCATGGATGCGGATTACCGGGAGCTTGTTGAGAACCAGCAGGATCTCATTGTGCAGTTCAATCTCGAAGGGCGTCTCCTTTTTGTCAACGCGGCCTACTGCGCAATTGCAGGAAAGACCCGGGAGGAACTGAACAACAGCGTCTTCATGCCGGTGACCGGGGAGCGGTACTCCGATGTTGTCGCAACGCAGATGACCAAGCTCTTCCGTCCCCCCTATGCCTGCATTGTCGAACAGTGGCTCCCGACAAAGACGGGGCTGCGCTGCATCAGCTGGTCGGCCCGGTCCGTGCTTGGCCCCGACAACACGGTTGTCTCCATTGTTGCCACGGGGCGGGATGTCACCCCGCTGAAAAACGAGCAGAAAGCGATCCGGAAACGCGATGCCGAGCTCATGGTCCTTCTTGAGAGCGGGGCGCAGATGTACTATACCCATACCCCCGACCACCGGATGGTCTTTGTCAGCCCGCGGATCCGCGACATGCTCGGGTGCCGCCCGGGCGAAGGAAAACGCCTCTGGACCGACTACCTGACCGACCACCCGATGAACGCTTCGGGTCTTGAACGGACGATCCGTGCCATCGCGTCCGGGAGACGGGAACCCCCCTACCGGCTGGAGATGGGAACCCGCGACGGGCGGAAAATCTGGGTCGAGGCAAACGAGGTCCCGGTGGTGAAAAACGGGAAGACGGTTGCGGTTGCCGGGTCCCTGACCGATGTCACCGACAGGATGCTGGTGGAAGAAGGCCTTGAAGAGGCAGGGCACCTCATCCCTGATTACACCGGTGACGAGCAGGTGAACGAGTACCGTGCCCGGATTGCCGGGAAACAGGCAAAGCGTCCTGCCGGGGTCTTCCGGGCGCTCTTTTCAAAGTCGTCCGATACGGATGACGATGGCGATGCACCTGCGCTTTCGCAGGATGGCCCGAAATAA